TCGTTATGAATCATTCTTAGCTGAGAACTCATACGGATCATAGACGCATTACATTATTGGCAGTTCGCCTGGCCAGGTTGTCTTGATAAATTGGGATTGGAATCATGAGAACTGGAATTTATGTAAATTGAACTGTAATTCAATTTGATCAAAATGCCCTACATTTTGGGGATGATTACGATTTACTTACGACCATGTCGTTTGGCTAAGATAGATTTGAATAGTGACATAATTTGTTCATGCTGAGAAGCCATACAAGTTTGGATCGATGACTATATCATTCTCAACAAGTATTTGGCTTACTGAAAATTAAGAAATAGGCAACATTCATTTTGTTTTTGTCAAAACTGAGAAACGGTGTCGTGAGGAGATTGTAGTTGTCATAATATCGTAATGCACTGTTAGTAAAACGGTGAATTTAACTTTCATTATATGATTCCAACTAAGGAACATTTTGCTGCATCAAGCGAAATGTAGAACTTGCCGATTGCAAACTACTATTTCATGTCAGTATGTAGGGAAAGAACCAACACTATTTAAGAGTATATGACAATTATTCTATTGTACATCAAGATCTGTTAGTATTTTTTAATGGAAGTAGATTCTATGAGTTATAACTTCTTGAATGTCGAGTGCTTATTTCATGATACATTTTTGTATCTGTTGGATGATTTAGATCGACCAGCAAGCTGCTGACTCACtcaaaaaaagtgaaaaagagACAACAGATGATCCATTGGTTGTTGAAACTTCATCAAAATCTCCTGAAACTTCATCAAAATCTCCTGAAACTTCATCAAAATCTCCTGAAACTAAATCACTGATAAAGGACCAGCTGAAGAAGAAAAGCACAGAAAATGTGCTTAGCCAAAGTATTGCTCCCAGTCACAATCGTGATTTAAATTCATTTAGTAGAAGTAACAGTGATGTTAACAAGAATGTTGAAGCTGAGAGGTCACCGAACTTGAATCCGAAGCCAAACTTGAGTCCAGGACTAACTGATAGTGATTGGACGGAGTTACTCAGTGTGCCAGATAAAAGGCCTGTATCTGGTGCGGGAGTTACATCGCAAGGTAGTAATCGGGTACCGGTAACTCGGGCCCTTAAGAAAAATGGGAAAAAGGCGGGCAATTCTGGGAAAGGACTAAATCTGTCTGTGGTAGACGGCAGGAATGAAAAGGTTGGAAATAATGAAGTTTTGAAGAGTTCAAGGAAATCAAATGTTGGGTCAGAGAGTAACACTGGTGCTGATAGCAATGAGAAGACGAGCATTTTTGGGGATGCAACTCCAAGAACCTCAAGCTTTCAGTCCGTAAGCAGTGGAGGTGAATCCAACGAAAGGAACAATATGGGCACAACAAAATCAGGAACACTGGAGGGGGTGAATGATATTGTAGATGTAGAGAAGCTGATTTTGTTAAATGATAATAATCCCTCTTCCCAGATGACGTCGGTTTCCCTGGACAAGAAATTGGATATGGAGGTGGAACTGAATGTTAGCGATAGGCCTGAAACCACAATTAGTGGGACTATTAGTTCAAAAATTGGCCCCAGGGGTTCTAGTTCTAAAAAGAAGGTGTTACCATTACCAAGTGAGGTAGACTCTAATTCTGAGACAGATACATCATCATCAGATtcagagagtgagagagaaagggaagaaagaagaaagagaaagCAACAGATTCTGGCAGAAAAAGCAGCTGCAAAAGCAATTGAGGCAATTAAAGAACGAGAGAACATGGTTGCTAGGTTAGAGGGGGAGAAACAGAGTTTGGAGAAAATGTTTGAAGAGCGAGCAATACAACAAGTGCAGGAGGTACTTTGAAAGATTCCTACTTTTATTACTTGATTGGACTAGccttttccttttgttgttGTCAGACTTCTGTTGAGTATTTTTTTAGAAACTGATGCTGCTTTTGTTGGGATTcacacacacaaggctttcacacactcaagaagatcacacacacactcactgttgtatgagatcacacaatgcagaaacacacacactcacactttgagtattgaagatgataatcttggagagaaactgaaaaactctttattgattaaactctactcttttactctaaactacatacacggtttatgagctatttaaagctctacaatcaagtagcaactgctactaactaactacaacaagaatcaagaaaacaagaagaataaccgctacacctcggctaactaactgctgctccaacggctagttcggctagggtgcttcttccttctcggcttaaggccgaactcccttctcggctcaagaccgaactcccttctcggctcaagaccgaactctcttctcggttcacaaccgaactcccttctcggctagttccagctcaaagccgagcttaccgaactcccttctagccgagcttaccttcttttgccttcttcttccaactgaaatgagcactccattattacaattctccacctgagggctcatctcagttcttgcacaaacattgatcaacttcttgcaatgatcaaacttgtctcttcctagagactttgttagcatgtcagccggattgtgcaaggtgttaatcttaatcaccttcactctccccttctctatctcatctctaatgaaatgcaactttatgtctatgtgcttgctcctttcatgaaaacccggatgtttagccaagcacatagctgagctgctgtcacaatgaatcaccattgtcttttggtcaaaaccaaagtcagaaatcactccctgaatccaaaaactctcctgtacagctgcagtgagagctatatactctgattctgttgttgagagagcaacaacactttgtaaacctgatttccagctgattacagttccaaacatggtgaaaagataacctgtttgggactttctgttgtccaggtttgcagcatagtctgcatcacaatagccctgcacaacctcctcagattcaccttcccagccattgaagacaattccccagccactggttgacttcatgtacctcaatatccacttgagagcattccaatgctccttccccgggtcagccatgtatctgctagtcactgagatagcatgtgccagatctggtctggtacagatcatagtatacataacacttccaaccacactagcataaggaatagactccatctcctcagcctcttgcttagatttaggggcctgctcctttgaaagcttaaaactctgggacagaggagttgatgcagcttttgcattttccattttgaatctctgcaaaactttctcaatatagtcagtttgcagcatccaaagcttcttgcagcctctatctctctgaatatgtatgcctaggatcttccttgactctcctagatccttcatttcaaagcttgacttcagatcttgtttaactttctgaatttctgtcatagaaggccctgcaagtagcatatcatccacatagagtaataggtaggcaatgggagttctgcctgccttcttgatgtaaatacaatcatcatattctgacttggagaagccaatcttcttcatctgtgcatcaaacttcttattccactgtctaggactttgcttaagtccataaagacttttctgtaacaggcacaccttgccttcttctccaatcttcacatagccctctggctgttccatgaagatagtttcctctagatctccattgaggaaggctgtcttcacatcaagctgttgtagctcccagtcaagctgattcaccacagccaataggatcctaattgaagtgtgcttcacaacaggtgcaaacacttcattgaaatcgattccctcctgctgtgtaaagcctctagccactagccttgccttgaacctgactctatccttatcagtggtctcaatctttcttttaaacaaccacttacagcttaccagcctcctttccttaccatctgtattcagcttggatttgtccaccaaaatccaggttttgttcttgagtaaagactctatttcctcattcatggcttcaatccatctttctctatctttactctgcatagcttctttatatgtgagtggatctgcaccatcaatactttcagctgcacacagagcataatacacaacatcagagaactttgttggtggccttgtttctcttctaactctgtcccttgcaagctgatagtctctgatagagtctgatatagactcaccagcctggttgccctgagttggagcctcttctttatctgaatcagactcactccctgagtcagtgactccacctgctcctaggccaacccccacaggctccaccttgaagaaatcaccctcatcttcactggagtccagcttatctttcaggtatggcatctgatcctccaagaacaccacatccctactcaccaagaccttctgcttaccaggctcaatacaccagagcctataccccttaacacccctctgatatcccagcaagatacatttcagagccctagcttcaagcttactttgcctagcatgagcataggctgcacacccaaacaccttgtattttgagtagtcactatgagctccataccacatgtaatcaggagtttcagatttcagggcagtagatgggcatttattgatgagataggctactgtatacacagcctcaccccagaacctgctgctcaaaccagaaccaagaagtaggcacctcaccctctctaggattgtcctattcatcctctccacaacaccattttgctgaggattaccaggaacagtcctatgcctcttcatacccttctctttacaaaacagatcaaactcagcagacaagaactctaggccattgtctgttcttaagcatttaacacttctacccttctctagctcaacctccttacaccatatcttgaactttgtgagtgtttcagatttttctttaagaatatatacccacaacttccttgtatagtcatcaatgatagctagataatactttcctccaccaattgaacacaccggtgaaggcccccaaagatcactatgtatgtagtctaaaggggctgtagaagagtgaatacctgtaggatagggtgccttctttgcttttccaagtatacactgctcacaggggtccatcttgttgaaatctccagagatcaggcccttcttgatgagttctttcaagcttccttctgctggatggcccagcctcttgtgccatagcattagggaatcatctgacactgcattgctttctccatcaacagccttagccttcagataatagagaatatgctctctgtcagcctccatcatcactgcatctccagatttcacaaacaatttgccttgactcattaatatagtgaaccctctctgctccagcattcccaatgagatgagattcctcttcacttctggaatatacctcaccccagttaggatctttatagagccatcttgtaggcttagctttaccttccctattcctctgatctgacaaatgtgattatttccaagaacaaccgtacccgatgcttcttgaagatcatgaaaccagcttctattggggcacatatggaagctgcaccccgagtccattatccacctgtgactgaccccactgtcactaatattcataagttgagccgggggatcagcactctccacacaatcagattggttgtgtccctcagagaccatctttctcttccatgcatgacaatctttcttcaaatgtccaggtttcttgcaccaatagcaagctctggtttccttctgagcatcagaacttgagggtttagggccctcaaacttcttcttgaagttctgcttcttgaacttcttcacattcaaggcctctgcagcttgaacattggagcttgcagagcctctgttggctgtcttctggagttctttggccatcaaggctgaatagacttctgcataggtgataggtttatctcttccatagataattgcatcacttaactggtcatacgagctaggcaaggcattcaatgtgagaatggccttatcctcatctgaaatcttgacatcaacagatcccaggtcatcaatgatcttgttgaactcctctagctgctcaatgatggacctatctccagaaaaactataggcatacagcctcttcttgagatacagccggttagccaaggatttggccaagtaaacttcatccaacttgtccaagatctccaccgcagtcttggcttcttgaacatccctcaagaccttatctccaaggcacagaatcactgcaga
This portion of the Salvia splendens isolate huo1 chromosome 10, SspV2, whole genome shotgun sequence genome encodes:
- the LOC121753306 gene encoding golgin candidate 2-like isoform X3 encodes the protein MAHWISSKLKAAETLLQQIDQQAADSLKKSEKETTDDPLVVETSSKSPETSSKSPETSSKSPETKSLIKDQLKKKSTENVLSQSIAPSHNRDLNSFSRSNSDVNKNVEAERSPNLNPKPNLSPGLTDSDWTELLSVPDKRPVSGAGVTSQGSNRVPVTRALKKNGKKAGNSGKGLNLSVVDGRNEKVGNNEVLKSSRKSNVGSESNTGADSNEKTSIFGDATPRTSSFQSVSSGGESNERNNMGTTKSGTLEGVNDIVDVEKLILLNDNNPSSQMTSVSLDKKLDMEVELNVSDRPETTISGTISSKIGPRGSSSKKKVLPLPSEVDSNSETDTSSSDSESEREREERRKRKQQILAEKAAAKAIEAIKERENMVARLEGEKQSLEKMFEERAIQQVQEASELQTTMMETMDAVELEKQKHNNTRMEALARLAKLESLNADLARSFANVQKSLEVEADRIAELRHQIQMKESTLEDLRREISNTHQNGDALRASKGAEFEMEMLEAEYSFVTDKVARMQTQAKTLETSIETTRREIEDPSEVEIELKRRLSQLTDHLIQKQAQVIASNFIRWKHHLQRRLCYFLGSRPYQNCWTSKGQLISRAPHLGMNWTKAHGTYPTQSSGSFEEIQQPELGPLYTWRAFISGLYTY
- the LOC121753306 gene encoding golgin candidate 2-like isoform X1, whose translation is MAHWISSKLKAAETLLQQIDQQAADSLKKSEKETTDDPLVVETSSKSPETSSKSPETSSKSPETKSLIKDQLKKKSTENVLSQSIAPSHNRDLNSFSRSNSDVNKNVEAERSPNLNPKPNLSPGLTDSDWTELLSVPDKRPVSGAGVTSQGSNRVPVTRALKKNGKKAGNSGKGLNLSVVDGRNEKVGNNEVLKSSRKSNVGSESNTGADSNEKTSIFGDATPRTSSFQSVSSGGESNERNNMGTTKSGTLEGVNDIVDVEKLILLNDNNPSSQMTSVSLDKKLDMEVELNVSDRPETTISGTISSKIGPRGSSSKKKVLPLPSEVDSNSETDTSSSDSESEREREERRKRKQQILAEKAAAKAIEAIKERENMVARLEGEKQSLEKMFEERAIQQVQEASELQTTMMETMDAVELEKQKHNNTRMEALARLAKLESLNADLARSFANVQKSLEVEADRIAELRHQIQMKESTLEDLRREISNTHQNGDALRASKGAEFEMEMLEAEYSFVTDKVARMQTQAKTLETSIETTRREIEDPSEVEIELKRRLSQLTDHLIQKQAQVETPSSEKAMLLLRIEAVSKLLDEQGPADFPSTSSRDELDQGTWHLSNSKFRSLLKGRMQSGQHQFGSLVRQLDSLFCTGARFLRRNSTARAWSLVYLACLHLWVVYILMSHAPVTDDTRSGAVISLENINNTGGGV
- the LOC121753306 gene encoding golgin candidate 2-like isoform X2, with protein sequence MAHWISSKLKAAETLLQQIDQQAADSLKKSEKETTDDPLVVETSSKSPETSSKSPETSSKSPETKSLIKDQLKKKSTENVLSQSIAPSHNRDLNSFSRSNSDVNKNVEAERSPNLNPKPNLSPGLTDSDWTELLSVPDKRPVSGAGVTSQGSNRVPVTRALKKNGKKAGNSGKGLNLSVVDGRNEKVGNNEVLKSSRKSNVGSESNTGADSNEKTSIFGDATPRTSSFQSVSSGGESNERNNMGTTKSGTLEGVNDIVDVEKLILLNDNNPSSQMTSVSLDKKLDMEVELNVSDRPETTISGTISSKIGPRGSSSKKKVLPLPSEVDSNSETDTSSSDSESEREREERRKRKQQILAEKAAAKAIEAIKERENMVARLEGEKQSLEKMFEERAIQQVQEASELQTTMMETMDAVELEKQKHNNTRMEALARLAKLESLNADLARSFANVQKSLEVEADRIAELRHQIQMKESTLEDLRREISNTHQNGDALRASKGAEFEMEMLEAEYSFVTDKVARMQTQAKTLETSIETTRREIEDPSEVEIELKRRLSQLTDHLIQKQAQVETPSSEKAMLLLRIEAVSKLLDEQGPADFPSTSSRDELDQGTWHLSNSKFRFLRRNSTARAWSLVYLACLHLWVVYILMSHAPVTDDTRSGAVISLENINNTGGGV